In the Octadecabacter sp. SW4 genome, one interval contains:
- a CDS encoding class I SAM-dependent DNA methyltransferase: MDQASHNKIVSFIWSIADDCLRDVFVRGKYRDVILPMFVLRRLDCLLEPTKQAVRDEMKFQTEDAGLTELDPAGLRDASGYVFYNTSEWTLKSLLGNPSQLEANMDAYLNGFSDNVKEIIENFDLRTQVRKMIAADVLFDVIEKYVAEDINLTPNDKRGPDGRVQPALTNLGMGYVFEELIRKFNEENNEEAGEHFTPREVIKLMTHLLFDPVKDKLPPVLTVYDPACGSGGMLTEAQNFIVDPEGGIKSSASVYIYGKEVNPETFAICKSDMMIKGNNPENIKLGSTLATNDFSSMTFDFMLSNPPYGKSWKTDLKFIKDGKDVLDPRFKVELKGYDGTVEMCDATPRSSDGQLLFLMEMVDKMRKLQDSPAGSRIASVHNGSSLFTGDAGGGESNIRRYLIENDMVEAIIQLPNNLFYNTGITTYIWVVTNNKPAGRRGKVQLINASEMYTKRRKNLGEKNCDLADEHIDAITELYMSLADEGVSKVFDNADFGYHKVTVERPLRKKAQFTPERIATLRFTPGLQEIMAWVWDRYGEDVYTDLKSHREAIEDYIEREEITLTPKNRKALLDPKTWVAQREIMEEAARLMASIGQEVSDDFNAFTAAVDADLKSRKVKLAAAQKNQILNAVSWRDETAKKVIKKRHKLAGDKLKDVLAKLGATVETLPDHGYWPTKTAGEFIEYESDSELRDSENVPLKDDIHAYFLREVRPHVKDAWLDIATVKIGYEISFNRYFYQHKPLRDLNEVARDILELEKETDGLLKRLVSLTSEAV; the protein is encoded by the coding sequence ATGGACCAAGCCTCCCACAACAAGATCGTAAGTTTCATATGGTCCATCGCTGATGACTGCCTTCGTGACGTGTTCGTTCGTGGCAAATATCGTGATGTCATCCTGCCGATGTTTGTGCTGCGTCGGTTGGATTGCTTGTTGGAGCCAACTAAACAGGCTGTCCGCGATGAGATGAAGTTCCAAACCGAAGATGCGGGTCTGACTGAACTGGACCCCGCAGGGCTACGGGATGCATCTGGTTATGTGTTTTACAACACCTCCGAATGGACCTTGAAGTCGTTGCTCGGCAATCCATCACAGCTTGAAGCGAACATGGATGCCTACCTCAACGGCTTCAGTGACAACGTGAAAGAGATCATCGAAAACTTTGATCTTCGTACACAAGTGCGCAAGATGATTGCTGCGGATGTGTTGTTTGATGTGATCGAAAAATACGTCGCCGAGGACATCAATCTTACGCCGAATGACAAACGTGGTCCCGATGGCCGTGTTCAGCCTGCGTTGACGAACCTTGGCATGGGATATGTGTTTGAGGAACTGATCCGCAAATTTAATGAAGAAAACAACGAAGAAGCAGGTGAGCACTTCACGCCTCGTGAAGTCATCAAGCTGATGACGCATCTGTTGTTCGATCCGGTGAAGGACAAACTACCGCCAGTGTTGACTGTCTACGATCCCGCCTGTGGTTCGGGTGGGATGCTCACCGAAGCGCAGAATTTCATCGTCGATCCTGAAGGCGGCATCAAGTCGTCTGCGAGTGTCTACATTTACGGCAAGGAAGTGAATCCAGAGACATTTGCGATCTGTAAGTCAGACATGATGATCAAGGGCAACAACCCAGAAAACATCAAGCTTGGTTCGACATTGGCCACCAATGATTTCTCCTCCATGACCTTCGATTTCATGCTGTCAAACCCGCCTTACGGCAAATCGTGGAAGACCGACCTAAAGTTCATCAAGGATGGCAAGGATGTGCTTGACCCACGGTTCAAAGTCGAACTGAAAGGCTATGACGGCACAGTCGAAATGTGTGACGCCACGCCTCGATCATCTGATGGGCAACTGCTGTTCCTGATGGAGATGGTCGATAAGATGCGGAAGCTGCAAGACAGCCCCGCTGGTTCCCGCATCGCTTCGGTTCACAACGGATCATCGCTGTTCACTGGTGATGCAGGGGGCGGCGAAAGCAACATTCGCCGATACCTGATTGAGAATGATATGGTGGAGGCCATCATCCAGCTTCCCAACAACCTGTTCTACAACACAGGCATCACGACATACATCTGGGTCGTCACAAACAACAAACCTGCTGGTCGGCGGGGCAAGGTCCAACTGATCAATGCATCTGAAATGTACACCAAACGCCGCAAGAACTTGGGAGAAAAGAACTGCGATCTGGCCGATGAGCACATTGACGCAATTACTGAACTCTACATGTCGCTTGCCGATGAGGGTGTCTCGAAGGTTTTCGATAATGCGGATTTTGGCTACCACAAGGTCACAGTCGAACGTCCCTTGCGCAAGAAAGCGCAATTCACGCCGGAACGGATTGCGACCCTACGGTTCACGCCGGGCCTGCAAGAAATCATGGCTTGGGTCTGGGATCGTTATGGCGAAGATGTTTACACCGACCTGAAATCCCACCGCGAAGCCATCGAAGATTACATCGAACGAGAAGAAATCACGCTGACGCCGAAGAACCGCAAAGCCTTGCTTGATCCCAAAACATGGGTGGCTCAGCGGGAAATCATGGAAGAGGCTGCACGGCTTATGGCCAGCATCGGGCAGGAGGTCAGTGACGACTTCAACGCCTTCACCGCTGCGGTCGACGCCGATCTAAAATCCCGCAAGGTCAAACTGGCGGCCGCACAAAAGAACCAAATCTTGAATGCGGTATCGTGGCGGGATGAGACTGCCAAAAAGGTCATCAAGAAGCGGCACAAGCTGGCGGGTGACAAGCTGAAGGATGTGTTGGCCAAGCTGGGCGCAACGGTGGAAACACTGCCTGACCATGGCTACTGGCCAACCAAAACGGCTGGGGAATTCATCGAATATGAAAGCGACAGCGAACTTCGTGATAGCGAAAACGTCCCGCTGAAAGACGATATCCATGCCTACTTTTTGCGCGAGGTCCGGCCACATGTGAAGGATGCATGGCTTGATATCGCAACGGTCAAGATCGGCTATGAGATCAGCTTCAACCGGTATTTCTATCAGCACAAGCCGCTGCGGGACTTGAATGAAGTGGCTCGGGACATCCTTGAGCTGGAAAAAGAAACCGACGGTCTGTTGAAGCGGTTGGTCAGCCTGACAAGTGAGGCCGTGTAA
- a CDS encoding hydantoinase B/oxoprolinase family protein, with protein MWQFWVDRGGTFTDIVGKAPDGRLHTHKLLSDNPESYADAAVQGIRTLLGLGAGDPIPPGQIDAVKMGATVATNALLERKGERTLLLITKGMRDLLRIGYQNRPRLFDLHIVLPELLYDDVVEVDERLAADGTVITQLDTGAARAALQAAHERGYRSVAIALMHSYRFADHEKALGQIARDTGFTQTSLSHQASPLIKIVARGDTAVVDAYLSPILRRYVAQVADALGATTGGCDRLMFMRSNGGLTDAALFEGRDAILSGPAGGVVGMVRTAAELGFDRLIGFDMGGTSTDVCHYAGAFERSFETEVAGVRMRAPMMSIHTVAAGGGSILSYRDGRMQVGPESAGANPGPAAYRRGGPLTVTDCNVLLGKLHPDLFPPVFGPNADQPLDVEAVRAKFADMARVIGGDMSVQDIAEGFLRIAVANMANAIKKISVQRGYDVTKYTMNCFGGAGGQHACLVADALGMQSVFIHPFAGVLSAFGMGLADVRAMREAQFGKGFDALDAAAKTLAGLVVDARAEVAGQGIPTAQISLVKMAHIRPDGAQQTLAVPFGAPDDMAAAFKTAHQQRFGFVPQGARLIIDMLTAEAIGATGEPVNLPDPQGTSGPAQTRPMWSQGVQVDVPVVDRATLRLGDTVDGPAIITEPTGTNVLEQGWRAECLSGGNLILRRVIPLPREMAIGTRVDPVMLEVFNNLFMSIAEQMGATLANTAYSVNIKERYDFSCAIFDAAGDLVANAPHVPVHLGSMSQSVRTVLRQNAGKIRPGDVFMMNNPFNGGTHLPDVTVITPVFADGRIAYTVASRGHHADIGGKTPGSAPPDSRTIDEEGVLIDNFLLVAKGKLRDSETRALLASGRYPCRNVDQNMADLAAQIAANATGVAELQKITRQFGLDTVHAYMTHVQDNAEESVRRVLDVLHDCEFTYPLDGGDQIKVAINVDHDARAATLDFTGTSPQNPLNYNAPLAICRAVVLYVFRTLVGSDIPMNEGCLKPLNLIVPQGSMINPAHPAAVISGNTEVSQAIADTLFGALGVIAGSQGTMNNFVYGNDTYQNYETICGGTGAGDGFHGTSAVHSHMTNTRMTDPEVLETRFPVRVDEFSIRHGSGGQGRFAGGNGITRRLRFLEPMTVTVLTSHRIVPPHGAAGGDTGALGENAVERADGRVDALQGNDETQVAAGDVFVMKTPGGGGYGAP; from the coding sequence ATGTGGCAGTTTTGGGTTGATCGCGGCGGGACGTTTACCGATATCGTCGGCAAAGCGCCCGATGGCCGGTTGCACACCCATAAATTGCTGTCTGATAACCCCGAAAGCTACGCCGATGCGGCAGTGCAGGGTATTCGCACGCTGCTGGGGTTGGGCGCGGGCGATCCTATTCCACCCGGTCAGATTGATGCCGTCAAAATGGGCGCGACCGTGGCCACGAATGCCCTGCTCGAACGCAAGGGCGAACGCACCCTACTGTTGATTACCAAGGGCATGCGCGACCTGCTACGCATTGGTTATCAGAACCGCCCGCGCCTGTTTGATCTGCATATCGTGCTGCCCGAATTGCTATATGATGATGTGGTCGAGGTGGATGAACGGCTGGCCGCCGATGGCACGGTGATTACACAACTAGATACCGGTGCGGCCCGCGCGGCCCTGCAGGCGGCCCACGAACGGGGCTATCGTTCGGTCGCGATTGCCCTGATGCACAGCTATCGCTTTGCCGATCACGAAAAGGCGCTGGGCCAGATCGCCCGCGACACCGGCTTTACCCAAACCTCGCTGAGCCATCAGGCCAGTCCGCTGATCAAGATCGTCGCGCGGGGCGATACGGCGGTGGTCGATGCCTACCTGTCGCCAATCCTGCGCCGATACGTGGCCCAGGTGGCTGATGCCTTGGGCGCGACGACTGGCGGGTGCGACCGGCTGATGTTCATGCGTTCGAACGGCGGGCTGACCGATGCGGCCCTGTTCGAGGGCCGCGATGCGATCCTGTCCGGTCCGGCGGGGGGCGTGGTGGGAATGGTGCGCACGGCGGCGGAGCTTGGGTTTGACCGGCTGATCGGGTTCGACATGGGCGGCACATCAACCGATGTCTGCCACTACGCGGGCGCATTCGAACGCAGCTTCGAGACCGAAGTCGCCGGTGTGCGGATGCGCGCGCCGATGATGTCGATCCACACGGTCGCGGCGGGGGGCGGATCGATCCTGTCCTACCGCGACGGGCGGATGCAGGTTGGCCCCGAAAGTGCGGGGGCCAATCCTGGCCCTGCCGCCTATCGCCGTGGCGGGCCGCTGACCGTGACTGATTGCAACGTGCTGCTGGGCAAACTGCACCCCGATCTGTTCCCGCCCGTCTTTGGACCTAACGCCGACCAGCCGCTTGATGTGGAGGCTGTGCGCGCGAAATTTGCCGACATGGCGCGCGTGATCGGTGGCGATATGTCGGTCCAGGATATCGCCGAAGGGTTCCTGCGGATCGCAGTCGCGAACATGGCCAATGCGATAAAGAAGATCAGCGTCCAGCGCGGCTATGACGTGACCAAATACACGATGAACTGTTTTGGCGGGGCAGGCGGGCAACACGCTTGTCTGGTCGCCGATGCCCTGGGGATGCAAAGCGTCTTTATCCATCCCTTTGCCGGCGTTTTGTCGGCTTTTGGTATGGGGCTGGCCGATGTGCGCGCCATGCGCGAGGCCCAGTTTGGCAAGGGGTTTGATGCTTTGGATGCGGCGGCCAAAACCTTGGCCGGTCTTGTGGTAGACGCCCGCGCAGAAGTGGCGGGGCAGGGCATTCCCACGGCGCAAATCAGCCTCGTCAAAATGGCGCATATCCGCCCCGACGGTGCCCAGCAAACGCTGGCCGTGCCGTTTGGCGCGCCCGATGATATGGCCGCCGCCTTTAAAACGGCCCATCAGCAACGGTTCGGTTTTGTCCCGCAGGGCGCGCGCCTGATCATCGACATGCTGACGGCCGAAGCCATCGGCGCCACGGGCGAACCGGTGAACCTGCCCGACCCGCAAGGCACCAGCGGCCCCGCACAGACCCGGCCAATGTGGTCGCAAGGTGTGCAAGTGGATGTGCCTGTGGTCGATCGCGCGACCCTGCGCCTGGGCGATACCGTCGATGGCCCCGCGATTATCACCGAACCCACCGGCACCAATGTGCTGGAACAGGGCTGGCGGGCCGAATGTCTGTCGGGCGGCAATCTGATCCTGCGCCGCGTGATCCCTTTGCCGCGCGAAATGGCGATTGGCACCCGCGTCGATCCGGTCATGCTCGAGGTGTTCAACAATCTCTTTATGTCGATCGCCGAACAGATGGGTGCGACCCTCGCCAATACGGCCTATTCGGTAAACATCAAGGAACGTTACGATTTTTCCTGCGCGATTTTTGACGCAGCGGGCGATCTGGTCGCCAATGCGCCCCATGTGCCTGTGCATCTTGGGTCGATGTCACAAAGTGTGCGCACGGTGCTGCGCCAGAACGCTGGCAAGATCCGCCCCGGCGATGTGTTCATGATGAATAACCCGTTCAACGGCGGCACCCATTTGCCCGATGTCACGGTGATCACGCCGGTGTTTGCGGACGGTCGCATTGCCTATACCGTCGCCAGCCGCGGCCATCACGCCGATATCGGTGGCAAGACCCCGGGGTCCGCCCCGCCCGACAGCCGCACGATTGACGAAGAAGGCGTGCTGATCGACAATTTCCTGCTGGTCGCCAAAGGGAAACTGCGCGATAGCGAAACGCGGGCATTGCTGGCCTCGGGGCGCTATCCTTGCCGCAACGTTGATCAGAACATGGCCGACCTTGCCGCGCAAATCGCCGCCAATGCCACCGGCGTCGCCGAATTGCAGAAGATTACCCGCCAGTTCGGGCTGGATACCGTCCACGCCTATATGACCCATGTGCAGGACAACGCCGAAGAAAGCGTGCGTCGCGTGCTGGACGTGCTGCACGACTGCGAATTTACCTATCCGCTTGATGGCGGTGACCAGATCAAGGTCGCGATCAATGTTGACCATGACGCCCGCGCAGCGACCCTTGATTTCACCGGAACATCACCGCAGAACCCGTTGAATTACAACGCCCCCTTGGCGATTTGCCGGGCGGTGGTGCTGTATGTGTTCCGCACGCTTGTGGGCAGCGACATCCCGATGAACGAAGGCTGCCTCAAGCCGCTGAACCTGATCGTGCCGCAGGGATCAATGATCAATCCGGCTCACCCCGCCGCCGTGATTTCCGGCAATACCGAAGTGTCACAGGCCATTGCTGATACGCTGTTTGGCGCGCTGGGGGTGATCGCGGGCAGTCAGGGAACGATGAATAATTTTGTCTACGGCAACGACACTTATCAGAACTACGAAACCATCTGCGGAGGCACCGGCGCGGGCGACGGGTTTCACGGCACCAGTGCGGTGCACAGTCATATGACAAACACCCGCATGACCGACCCCGAAGTGCTGGAAACACGGTTCCCCGTGCGGGTCGATGAATTTTCGATCCGTCACGGCTCGGGCGGCCAGGGCCGTTTCGCGGGGGGCAATGGTATTACCCGCCGCTTGCGTTTCCTTGAGCCGATGACGGTAACGGTGCTGACCTCGCACCGGATTGTGCCGCCGCATGGGGCGGCAGGCGGGGACACGGGTGCGCTGGGCGAAAACGCTGTCGAACGCGCGGACGGTCGCGTTGATGCATTGCAGGGTAACGACGAAACACAGGTGGCTGCGGGGGATGTTTTCGTGATGAAAACGCCGGGCGGCGGGGGCTATGGTGCCCCATGA
- the xylB gene encoding xylulokinase, with protein sequence MTYLGIDLGTSGLRALLIGDDGTPIGTSEHHYEVRHPHSGWSEQDPRHWIAALEAAMDDLRAAHPEFATLRGIGVAGHMHGATLLDETGAVLRPCILWNDTRAHAEAAQLDQMAGTRALSGNIVFPGFTAPKLSWVANHEPEVFARVAKVLLPAAYLNYYLTGACVADMSDSAGTAWLDVGARDWSDDLLAAGGMRRDQMPDLVEGSAPAGQLRADLAAKWGLEHAVTIAGGAGDNAAAACGIGAVAEGQGFVSLGTSGVVLAARDGYSPAPETAVHTFCHAIPNRWYQMGVMLSATDSLNWLGRITGTAPRDLTAPLGDALQAPTDLRFLPYLSGERTPHNDADIRGSFTGLGTDTTRDDLTRAVLEGVAFGLRDSFDALRATGAKLDQLIAIGGGTGSRYWLKLIATVVGVPLSLPKGGEFGAALGAARLAMAAATGAEAETLMTPPRLGETITPDASLAADFDVAYAKFRAAYAGIKAVQ encoded by the coding sequence ATGACATATCTGGGCATTGACCTTGGCACATCGGGTTTGCGTGCCTTGTTGATCGGTGACGATGGCACGCCGATCGGCACCAGCGAACATCACTACGAGGTCCGCCACCCCCATTCGGGCTGGTCCGAGCAAGACCCGCGCCACTGGATTGCCGCGCTTGAGGCTGCGATGGACGATCTGCGCGCCGCCCATCCCGAATTTGCCACCCTGCGGGGCATTGGCGTTGCGGGGCATATGCACGGGGCGACTTTGCTGGATGAAACGGGTGCGGTCTTGCGCCCTTGCATCCTGTGGAACGATACGCGCGCGCATGCCGAAGCGGCGCAGCTTGATCAAATGGCGGGCACGCGCGCCCTGTCGGGCAATATCGTCTTTCCGGGGTTTACCGCACCAAAACTTAGCTGGGTAGCTAACCATGAGCCGGAAGTTTTTGCGCGTGTTGCCAAGGTGCTATTGCCCGCAGCTTATCTGAACTATTATCTGACCGGCGCATGTGTGGCCGATATGTCCGACAGCGCAGGCACGGCCTGGCTGGACGTCGGCGCGCGTGACTGGTCCGATGATCTTCTGGCCGCTGGCGGGATGCGCCGCGATCAGATGCCCGACCTAGTGGAAGGCAGCGCGCCCGCTGGTCAGTTGCGCGCCGATCTGGCCGCCAAATGGGGGCTGGAACACGCCGTCACCATCGCGGGTGGTGCGGGCGACAATGCCGCCGCTGCCTGCGGGATCGGGGCGGTGGCCGAAGGGCAGGGGTTCGTGTCACTGGGGACATCGGGCGTGGTTCTGGCCGCGCGCGATGGTTATAGCCCCGCGCCCGAAACTGCGGTGCATACGTTTTGCCACGCGATCCCGAACCGCTGGTATCAGATGGGTGTGATGCTGTCGGCGACCGACAGTCTGAACTGGCTGGGACGGATCACCGGCACTGCCCCACGCGATTTGACCGCGCCGCTGGGTGACGCCTTGCAAGCGCCCACTGACCTGCGGTTTCTGCCCTATCTGTCGGGTGAACGCACGCCGCATAACGATGCCGATATCCGTGGCAGCTTCACCGGGCTTGGCACCGATACGACCCGCGATGACCTGACCCGCGCCGTCCTCGAAGGGGTGGCCTTTGGGCTACGCGACAGTTTTGACGCCCTGCGCGCCACGGGCGCCAAGCTTGATCAGTTGATCGCCATCGGCGGTGGCACCGGTTCGCGCTATTGGCTGAAACTGATCGCGACCGTGGTGGGCGTGCCGCTGTCCCTGCCCAAGGGCGGGGAATTTGGCGCGGCCTTGGGCGCGGCGCGCCTTGCGATGGCGGCGGCCACAGGGGCCGAGGCCGAAACGCTGATGACCCCGCCCCGGTTGGGCGAAACCATCACGCCCGACGCGAGCCTGGCGGCGGATTTTGACGTCGCTTATGCCAAATTCCGCGCCGCATATGCGGGGATCAAGGCGGTGCAATAA
- the hemA gene encoding 5-aminolevulinate synthase, translated as MNYQSFFQSALASLRAEGNYRVFADLERERGAFPRAANHRGDGVRPVTIWCSNDYLGMGQHPAVLTAMHDALDKVGAGAGGTRNISGTTHHHVLLERELADLHGKEDALLFTSGYVSNWAALGTLAAKLPDCLVLSDALNHASMIEGIRHSRAQCQVWRHNDLADLEAKLAAAPLERPKLIAFESVYSMDGDIAPIGAICDLADKYNAMTYLDEVHAVGMYGPRGGGIAERDGLMDRITVIEGTLGKAFGVVGGYIAGSAAVCDFIRSFASGFIFTTALPPAVAAGACAAIRHLKQSSSERAGQQARVAQVRARLDAAGIPHLDNPSHIIPVMVGDPVKCKYLSDVLMDQFGIYIQPINYPTVPKGTERLRITPSPVHSQTDIDALVNALERLWQQCQLARMPIAAQ; from the coding sequence ATGAATTACCAGTCATTTTTCCAGTCGGCGCTTGCGTCGTTGCGGGCCGAGGGCAATTACCGTGTTTTTGCCGATCTTGAGCGGGAGCGGGGGGCGTTTCCGCGGGCGGCCAATCATCGGGGCGATGGGGTGCGCCCTGTGACGATCTGGTGTTCGAATGATTATCTGGGGATGGGGCAGCACCCGGCGGTGCTGACGGCAATGCATGATGCGCTTGACAAGGTTGGCGCGGGCGCGGGCGGCACCCGCAACATTTCCGGCACGACCCATCATCACGTGCTGTTGGAGCGCGAGCTGGCCGATCTGCACGGCAAGGAAGACGCGCTGTTGTTCACCTCGGGCTATGTGTCCAACTGGGCGGCGCTGGGCACGCTGGCGGCGAAACTCCCCGACTGTCTGGTGCTGTCGGATGCGCTGAACCATGCCAGCATGATCGAAGGCATCCGCCACTCGCGCGCGCAGTGTCAGGTCTGGCGGCACAATGATCTGGCCGATCTTGAGGCGAAACTGGCCGCAGCGCCGCTGGAGCGCCCGAAACTGATCGCCTTTGAATCGGTCTATTCGATGGATGGTGATATCGCCCCGATCGGCGCGATCTGCGATCTGGCTGACAAATACAACGCCATGACCTATCTGGACGAGGTGCACGCCGTGGGCATGTATGGTCCGCGCGGCGGCGGGATCGCCGAACGCGACGGGCTGATGGACCGGATCACGGTGATCGAGGGCACGCTGGGCAAGGCGTTCGGCGTGGTTGGCGGCTATATCGCGGGCAGCGCCGCGGTCTGTGATTTTATCCGCTCGTTCGCCAGCGGGTTCATCTTTACCACGGCCCTGCCGCCGGCGGTGGCCGCAGGCGCCTGCGCCGCGATCCGCCACCTGAAACAGTCCAGCTCTGAGCGCGCCGGCCAGCAGGCCCGTGTCGCGCAGGTGCGCGCCCGGCTTGACGCGGCCGGCATCCCGCATCTGGACAACCCCAGCCACATCATTCCGGTGATGGTGGGCGATCCGGTGAAATGCAAATACCTGTCGGACGTGCTGATGGACCAGTTCGGCATCTATATCCAGCCGATCAACTACCCGACCGTGCCCAAAGGCACAGAACGGCTGCGCATCACCCCCTCACCAGTGCACTCCCAGACCGATATCGACGCGCTGGTCAACGCACTCGAAAGGCTCTGGCAACAATGCCAACTGGCACGCATGCCAATCGCCGCGCAGTGA
- the gcvT gene encoding glycine cleavage system aminomethyltransferase GcvT, translated as MSDLKRTGLYDLHVELGGKMVPFAGYDMPVQFPLGVLGEHLHTREKAGLFDVSHMGQILLSPKSGEVMDAMLGLERLVPVSVAGLSEGRQRYGVFTNDAGGISDDLMIANRGDHLFLVVNAACKDADEAHLRAHLSEACEIAAVTDRALLALQGPLAEDALAAIAPEVRAMRFMDVLTVDSAFGALWISRSGYSGEDGFEVSVPDAAAVDFARALLAIDGVAPIGLGARDSLRLEAGLCLYGSDLDETTSPVEGNIAWAIQKVRRAGGDRAGGFPGADRILKELADGPARLRIGLLPDGRAPMRAGTQIYAQATGGAPIGHVTSGAFGPSIGAPMSMGYVATDHSATGTALWGEVRGKRQPVMVADMPFRPSTYKR; from the coding sequence ATGAGCGATCTGAAACGCACGGGGCTTTACGATCTGCATGTGGAACTGGGCGGCAAGATGGTGCCGTTTGCGGGCTATGACATGCCCGTGCAATTTCCGTTGGGCGTGCTGGGCGAACACCTGCATACCCGCGAAAAAGCGGGGCTGTTCGATGTCAGCCATATGGGGCAAATCCTGCTGTCGCCGAAATCCGGCGAGGTGATGGACGCGATGCTGGGGCTGGAAAGATTGGTCCCAGTGTCTGTGGCGGGGCTGTCCGAGGGGCGACAGCGCTATGGCGTGTTTACAAATGACGCGGGCGGGATCAGCGACGATCTGATGATCGCCAATCGCGGTGACCACCTGTTTCTGGTGGTGAATGCCGCCTGCAAAGACGCCGACGAGGCGCATCTGCGCGCGCATCTGTCCGAGGCTTGCGAGATTGCGGCCGTTACTGACCGCGCCCTGCTGGCCCTGCAAGGACCACTGGCCGAGGATGCGCTGGCGGCCATCGCACCAGAGGTGCGCGCAATGCGGTTCATGGATGTCTTGACCGTGGACAGCGCGTTTGGCGCGCTGTGGATTTCACGGTCTGGCTATAGTGGCGAAGATGGCTTTGAAGTGTCGGTGCCCGATGCGGCAGCGGTCGATTTTGCCCGCGCCCTGCTGGCCATCGACGGGGTTGCGCCGATTGGTCTGGGCGCGCGCGACAGCCTGCGCCTTGAGGCGGGCTTGTGTCTTTACGGGTCCGATCTGGACGAAACAACAAGTCCCGTGGAGGGCAACATCGCATGGGCCATCCAGAAGGTGCGCCGTGCTGGCGGGGACCGTGCGGGGGGCTTTCCGGGCGCGGATCGTATCTTGAAAGAACTTGCTGACGGGCCTGCACGTCTGCGTATCGGGTTGTTGCCCGACGGGCGCGCGCCGATGCGGGCCGGGACGCAGATCTACGCGCAGGCCACCGGTGGCGCGCCGATTGGCCATGTAACGTCCGGCGCATTTGGCCCCAGTATCGGCGCGCCCATGTCGATGGGCTATGTTGCTACAGATCACAGCGCCACGGGCACGGCCCTTTGGGGCGAAGTCCGCGGCAAGCGCCAGCCTGTCATGGTCGCGGATATGCCGTTCCGCCCATCCACCTACAAGAGATAA
- the gcvH gene encoding glycine cleavage system protein GcvH, which yields MKFTEEHEWLRVEDDLIVVGITEHASEQLGDVVFIELPEEGTEVVKDDEVVVIESVKAASDILAPLDGEIVEVNSPLADDPGKVNEDPTGDAWFFKMKVEDMSVLDDLMDEAAYQKFIG from the coding sequence ATGAAATTTACTGAAGAACACGAATGGCTGCGCGTCGAGGATGACCTGATCGTTGTTGGCATTACCGAACATGCGTCTGAACAATTGGGTGATGTGGTGTTTATCGAACTGCCCGAAGAAGGCACCGAAGTTGTCAAGGACGACGAGGTTGTGGTGATTGAAAGCGTCAAGGCCGCTTCTGATATTCTGGCCCCGTTGGACGGAGAGATCGTCGAGGTGAATTCGCCGCTGGCCGATGATCCCGGCAAGGTCAACGAAGACCCGACGGGGGACGCCTGGTTCTTCAAGATGAAGGTCGAGGATATGTCGGTGCTCGATGATCTGATGGATGAAGCCGCCTATCAGAAATTCATCGGCTAG